Genomic DNA from Nitrospinota bacterium:
GCATGTTCACCTTGCACCCATTGCCAAGCACCACTCTTTAATAACCATGGATAAAGTTCCAATAGAAAGTCTTTGCCAATGTCATGTTTTTTTAAGATTTTCTTTATTTCAGAATTTTCAAAGCACAAATCAAAATATTCCTCCAAAGCTTTCTCTTTTTTTCCTGAAAACAAGGAATGAAAGGTTTCTTTAGTTAGAGAGGGGTGGATAACTCTTTGCAGTTTATAAGCTTTATAAAGCCATACCCTTGCTCTACACCAATTAAGAATATTTCCCATACTGCTTTCTGCCCCAACGATTAAAGTCTCTGTAAATATAACTGGCTGTAAACGACATGATACAATACAAATTATGTTGGCAATTCTAACATTTTCCAGTTAGATTTCCATTTAAAAAAGGGGAGCATCCCCTTTTAAAAAAGGAATCTACGAGAGGCGGGAGACGGAGTCTTTGAGGCCGGCCTTATGTTTCAGCTCTTCGTTCTTCGCCATGTCCTTTTCGAGGACATCCTTCGGCGCGTTCTTCACAAAATTTTCATTTGAGAATTTTTTCTCGAAATGCCCAATATCGGTCTCGACCTTTGCTACCTCTTTTTTCAGGCGTTCCAGCTCCGCCCTTTGTTCACGCCGCTTTCGCCGGAACAACACGGTGAATCCGGCAATAATGCAAATGCTTCCCGATTGATTATTTTGGATATTCCGGGTGGATTTGATAAAATCCATTCATCAGAAAAAATAGCGAGAATTTATAAACCTGTTTAACCATACTTGGGTCTGCTGACGGCAAAGCGATGCTGATCTGGATAGTTTTCATACTGTTCGTACTGTTGATGCTTGCCCTTGATCTCGGAATTTTTCACCGCGAACCCAAGGCTCCGTCAATAACCGAGGCGCTCGGCTGGACCTTGGTTTGGGTGATGCTTGCGCTAGGTTTCAACATTTGCGTATATTTCATGTACGAACGTCATCTATTCGGCCTTGGCCTCGCCGGGGGGGATGAACTCACCGGAACGGAGGCGGCCCTTCAGTTTTTTACAGGATACGTCATTGAAAAATCACTGAGCCTCGATAACATTTTCATTATCGCCCTCATATTCTCCTATTTCAGCGTAGACCTTAAATATCAGCACCGTCTTCTTTTCTGGGGAATCATCGGAGCGCTCATAATGCGAGGGATAATGATCGCGCTCGGTTACGCGCTGTTCACGACTTTTTGGTGGACAAGTTCCCTGTTCGGCGCGATTCTTATCGCGACCGCCGTAAAGATGCTTATTGCCCATCACGACAACCTTGAGCCGGAAAAGAATCCCGTTGTGCGTTTCGTAAAAAGGTTCTACCCTGTGACCGGTTCTTCGGACGGCGCCTTCTTTGCCGAAATTGACGGCAAAAAGGGGGTGACGTCGCTTTTCCTGGCGCTTGTAATGATTGAAAGCACCGATTTACTTTTTGCCATCGATTCCATCCCGGCCATTTTCGCAATAACAAGCGACCCGTTTCTTGTGTACACCTCGAATGTCTTTGCGATACTTGGCCTCAGATCACTTTATTTCGCACTTGCCGCCATGCTGGAGAAGTTCCGATACATGAAGACAAGCCTCGTTTTCCTGCTGGCATTCGTTGGTGTGAAAATGATCATGATCCCTCACTACCATATGCCTACCCACATTTCCCTGTCGCTGATAGCGGGGATACTCTCTGTAGGAATACTGGCTTCGCTTGTCGGAAAAAAGGGGGGGGATACTGCCCAGCTTGTTTCACCGCTGGCAGAGGAAATGACTAACCTGGCTATAACGACCTACAAAGCAGCCCGCCGGCTGGCGGTCGGCATCATCGGTTCAACCGTAGTCCTTGTCGGGATTATAATGATTTTCCTCCCCGGCCCTGCCATTGTGGTCATTCCGGCTGGCCTGACCATACTTGCGGGGGAGTTCGTTTGGGCCAAAAGACTTCTACGAAAAACAAAACTTACCATGAACCGACAGCTCAATAATTTCAAAAACAATAAATGACAACAAAGAGGATTCCACCTTTTGGGGCGGGGTTTACGAGAGCCTGTTGACGGAGTCTTTGAGGCCGGCGAGTTTGTTTTTCAGCTCTTCGTTCTTCGCCATGTCCTTTTCGAGGACATCCTTGGGCGCGTTCTTCACAAAATTTTCGTTTGAGAATTTCTTTTCGAAATGCCCGATATCGGTCTCGACCTTTGCTACCTCTTTTTTCAGGCGTTCCAGCTCCGCTTCGATATCTATTATCCCCTCTAGAGGGATGTAAAGCTCCGCGTCTGGATATACGGCGGTGGCGGACTTCTCCGGCCTCTTTACATTTTCAGAAACTTCCAGGCTTGAAAGCCGCCCCATGGAACTTATCGTCCTTCCGCTGTGAAGGATCCTTTTCACGTTCGCGGTGTTTGCCCGTACCAGCCCATTCAATTCGGTCTTGGGGGGTATCTTCAGCTCCGCGCGGATCGAGCGTATCGAGTTCAGTATCTCCATGACCAGCCCCATCTCCTTTTCCGCTTCCTCGTCGATGAGCTTCCCGTCATACACCGGATACGGCTCTATCATTATCGATTCGCCATGCACAGGCAGTTTTTGATATATCTCTTCGGTAACGAAAGGCATTACCGGATGAAGGAGCCTTAAGAGATTATCGAGAACATATACAAGGACTGCCTGCGACGTCCCCCTCTGTTCCGCGTTATCGGATAAGAGCCTCGGCTTCTGAAACTCTATATACCAGTCGCAGAACTCGTTCCATGTAAACGCATAAAGGGTATTCGCAAGATCGTTATACCTGAACTTCGTAAGCGCGTCTTCCGCAGATGTTATCGTTCGTTGAAGCCTGGAGAGTATCCACTTGTCGCTGACGTCGAGCTTCAGTCCGGAAATATCGGCGCCACCCTTGAATCCATCGAGATTCATGAATACGAATCTCGACGCGTTCCAAAGTTTGTTTACGAAGTTGCGGTAACCTTCGATACGTTTTTCCGACATCCTCGCGTCGCGCCCCTGCGACTCTCCTGCACAGAGGGTAAAGCGGAGCGCGTCGGAGCCGTATTCGAACATGATATCGAGAGGGTCTATAACGTTCCCTTTCGATTTGCTCATCTTCTTCCCTTCCGCGTCCCGTATGAGGGCGTGGATGTAGACCTTTTTGAACGGCGGTTTGCCGGTGAACTTCAATCCCATCATTATCATACGGGCTACCCAGAAGAATATGATGTCGAACCCGGTTATCAATAGCGACGTGGGGTAGTATGCTTCCAGCGATTTCGTTTTTTCGGGCCAGCCGAGCGTGGAGAAGGGCCAGAGCGCGGAGGAGAACCAAGTATCGAGAACGTCGGTCTCCTGCCTAAGGTTGTTGTTTCCGCATTTCTGGCATTTGTCTATGTTGTTCCGGGATACATTTATCTCTCCGCAGTCGTCGCAGAACCAAGCCGGTATCCTGTGCCCCCACCATATTTGCCTGCTGATGCACCAATCGCGGATGTTCCCCATCCATTCGAAGTAGGTGTTCTCCCAAGATTTCGGCACGAACTCTATATCGCCGTTCCGTACCGCCTTTATAGCCTCTTCGGCGAGCGGTTTTGTCTTTACGAACCACTGGAGGCTTAGAGCCGGCTCTATTACCGTCTTGCACCGGTAGCAGTCGCCGACGGAGTGGGCGTGCGGTTTTACCTCTTTGAGAAAACCGCGGCTTTCGAGGTCCTCCACCACCTTCTTTCGGCACTCCTCGCGGCTCAGACCTTCGTAATCGGAGGGGACGTTTATCATCTTCGCCTCTTGGTCCATTACTTTCACTATTTCAAGGGAGTGTCGCGCCCCTATTTCAAAGTCGTTCGGATCGTGCGCGGGGGTCACCTTCAGCGCGCCGGTCCCGAAATCCATCGCGACGTATGAATCCCCTATGACCGGTATCTCCCTTTCCGTTAAGGGGAGCTTAACTTTTTTCCCTATATATTTTTTATATCGGTCGTCCTCCGGGTTGACCGCTACGGCGGTATCGCCGAGCATCGTCTCCGGCCTGGTGGTGGCAACCGTGAGCGCGCCGCTCCCGTCGGCCAGCGGATAATCTATCTCGTAGATATGCCCTTTCCTGTCGGCGTACTCCACTTCAAGGTCTGAGAGTGCGGTGTGGCACCTTGGGCACCAGTTGGTCATATATTCGGCGCGGTAGATGAGCCCTTCCTCGTAGAGTGAGACGAAAACCTCGCGCACTGCGTCGGAGAGCCCTTCGTCCATCGTAAAGCGGAGCCTCTCCCAGTCGCACGATGCGCCGAGCTCCTTCAGCTGTTCGATTATCTTTCCGCCGTACTTCTCTTTCCACTCCCATACCGTCTCGATGAACTTCTCGCGTCCGAGGTCGTGACGCGAAATCCCATCTTTCTTTAGCTCCTTTTCGACAACGTTCTGCGTGGCGATCCCTGCATGGTCGGTACCCGGCTGCCAGAGCGTGTTGAAACCTTTCATCCTCCTGTGGCGGATAACGATGTCCTGCAGTGTCGCGTCGAGCGCGTGCCCAAGATGAAGAGAGCCAGTTACATTCGGCGGTGGTATGACGAGAGAGAAACAATCCTTTTCGGAATTCTCATCCGCGCGGAAGTAGCCTTTTTCGAGCCAGTAGCTATACCAGCGTTTCCCCACTTCCTTGGGATCGTACCGTTTTTCCAGTTCTTCGTTGCTCAATTTGCCCGTTTCATAAATAAGTGTGTGCGGCAGTTATTGCCAGATTGTTTCGAGAGTGGGATTTTACCCCGCATCGGGTGAATAATCACATCTTTTTTCTCGCGGATACCGATTCTCATGCCTTTTGGGAAGGAGGGGAAGCGGCTGAAGAGTTGCCGCCATTATTGAGTGTTAATCGGTATGCCAGCATGCGGCTTCCACCGAAGCCGGAACGGGAAGGGGCGTTATGCTTCCCCTTTTTTTATCTGGTCGATCGCGCTCTTTATCATCTGTTCGGCTATCTTGGGTGTTATCTGTGTTGTTATTTTCCCGACCATTCCTATAAGCTCCGGCATTGCCAGCTGAAAACTCTGCCCTACCATTTTGGATATCTCTTCCTTTACGGAATCCTCAACCTGCCTTTCGATGATGGATCTTACGCTCTGGTCGACAGCCTCCTTGATGGCGTGCTTTAAAATATCGTTACCTTCGCCGGTGATGAGGTTCCTTATGGCGTTTTCAAGCGCCTGCGCGGGGATGGTCGGCAGCGCCGACTCCGATTCATCGCCGTATTCGGGCATCGGGAGCCTTGGGGCCCTTTCGCGCGCTTCATCCTTATGTTCCTCCTGCAGGTAGTCCCACAGGGCATCCAGATCTGTTTCGTGATCCTTATGGTCGTCTTCTTCATGGTAGGTGGAATCAATTTCCGACAGCTTTTTTTCCGCTTCCTTTATCAGGTCGCTCGCTTCCTGCATCAATTCCGGCTCTTTTGAGGCGGCATCCCATAACCTCTCTTCATCGGATTTCTCATCTTCTTGCGGTTCCTCTACAAGGTTGTCCACCGAAATGGTTTCTCCACCGCCAGGCCCGAAAAGATCGTCGTCCGCTCCGGAATCCGAATCCCCAAGAACTCCTCCTCCAAACTCAGCCAGAACGTCTTCAAATTCGTCATGATCTTCGCCGTCATGGCTTATGTCGTAATCCGTCATCGATTCATCTTCCGGTTCCCCGCCGAAAGGGGGGGTATCGTCGCCGTAGGCTATCTCTTCCGAAGCCGGAGGAGCTGAGGCAATATTTTCAGCCGTATCGGAGATATCAAGATCGAGATCAAGCCGTTTCCTAGGCTTTTCCTCTTCATGCCAATCTGTATACATGGAACTTGAGAGCGGATTTTTCCCAAGCGGATCATCATCCGCTACGCCTGAGGCGGCGAAAGCCGGGGCTTCGATGTCGTAATCGATATCAAGATCTGTCTTGTCATCAGGCAATGAGTCGAGGTCGCTCTCTTCGGTCGTATCGTCTATATCGAGGTCGAGTTTTGAGGCTCTGTCGCCGTAGGTATCGAGATCCATCTCAGCATTCTCATCCAGACCGAAATCCGTTTCACTCTCTGCAAGCGGTTCGTCGATATCAATATCCAGGTCGAGTTTTGAAGCTCTGTCGCCGTAGGTATCGAGATCCATCTCAGCATTCTCATCCAGACCGAAATCCGTTTCACTCTCTGCAAGCGGTTCGTCGATATCAATATCCAAGTCGAGTTTTGAAGCTCTGTCGCCGTAGGTATCGAGATCCAACTCCGCCTTCTCATCCAGGCCGAAATCCGGTTCACTCTCCTCAAGCGGTTCGCTGCTATCAAGGTCGAGGTCGAGTTTGGAGGCCCTTCCAACCGGCTTTTCATCAATGTCGAGGTCAGTGACATCTCCATTATCGAATGACATCTGCCCCGTTTCATCTTCAAGTGATGTAAGGCCGAAGTCATCCACAAGCTCATCCGTGCCCGATTCAATACCGGCGGATGCCATTTCATTAAATTCCTTTTCCGCATCAAAAACCGGAATATCGCCACCTGCCGAAGCTACTCCTCCGTCAAACTGCTTGTAGGAATCAAGATCGCTCATTTCTGAAAGCGGCTCCATATCAATCCTGTCGAAATCTATATCGCTCGCCGTATCCTCCTCTACATCGGGAAGCTCTTCGATCTCCTCCGGAGCAGCCCCTGCCGGTGCAAGATCTTTTCTCCTATTAGAGAAAGGGATAGTAAACTCGTCCCCCTGAATGCCTATCGGCGGAAATATCCCCTTCCTTTTCGGGGCTTCCTTCTTCTTGTCGCCATTATCATCACTTTCCATTTCATACCTGTTCAATTTCGAAGAGACTACCGGCGCGTCGAACGGGCTTGTATAGGCCTCTATTTCACCCAAATCATCCAGTTCGTTGTCCAGGTCTTCGTCAAAATCGTCGTCCAGGTCATCGTCCAGATCGTTGTCCTCTTCCTCTATCTCCAGTTCCTCCTCATCGTCAATGCCAGACGAGACCGACGCGCCAACCACCCTTTTGGAGGTATCAAGCGTGATTATCTTCACAGGTTCATCGAATGACGAAACGCCGCTGAAATAATCAGCCTTGGCGGATGCCATAACCTCTTCAGCTTCCGTATGAGCCGCCGCTTTTGCCTTTATGTAGCTATGGAGCGTAGAGATAAATTCTTCGGACTTGAAAGGTTTTGTGATGTGGCCGTCGGCTCCTGCCTCCTCCCCTTTTTTGTCGTCATATTTTTCCAGTTCCCCGGAAATAAGTACGAAGGGGATTTTATTCGTTTCAGGATTGCCCTTTACCTGGCGGCAAAATTCAAATCCATCCATTTCCGGCATTGAGACATCGGAAATGATAATATCCGGGATATCGTTTTTAATAGCCTCAAGCGCTTCGCTACCGTTACCTGCAATTACAACATCGACATCCTCATTCTCAAGGGTGAGCTGTATCACCTTTTGCATGGTAACCGAATCATCGGCGAAGAGCAGTTTCATAGCCAAATTAATATTCCCGGAAAATTAATAATTCAAACATCCCACTACCATTATAGCTTAATACAATATCGTCTGCCTTTGCCCGAACATTAAGATAATGGGTTAAAAAAGCCAAAAAAAACAACATCTTTACAGGGCTTTTAAGATGAGAGACGGGATATCGGAAAGGTGGGCCACCTTGTCCACTCCACCCAGCTTTATCGCCTCTTTCGGCATCCCGAATACGACGCATGACTGCTCGTCCTGGGCAATATTGTATGCCCCCGCCTTTTTCATCTCGAGCATGCCGGATGAACCGTCGCCCCCCATTCCGGTAAGCATTACGCCTACCGCATTTGAGCCGGCATATTTGGCGGCGGAGGTGAATAGCACTTCAACGGAAGGCCTGTGCCTCATCACGAGCGGCCCCTGCTTTACTTCCACGCTGTATCTCGCGCCGCTCCTTCTGAAGAGCATGTGACTGTGACCAGGGGCAATAAGCACCCTCCCCGGAATTACAGAATCGCCATCCTTTGCTTCCACAATTTCCATCTCGCACAGGTCGTTGAGCCTTTTCGCGAAGGCGTTCGTAAATCCTTCCGGCATATGCTGTACTATGCAGATGCCCGGCGTGGAGACCGGGAGCCGCATAAGCACGTCCTTGATCGCCTCTGTACCCCCTGTGGAAGCGCCTATGAATATTACCTTGTCGGTGGTTTTTATCATGGACGAAGCGAGCACTTTCGGTTTGCCCGGCGGCTTTGCGTGCTGATGCACGGACATGTTTACCTTTGAGGCGGCCTTCACCTTATCTATGATCTCTGTTGTCATTTCGTCGAGACCACGCTTTACGTCGATTTCCGGCTTTGCGACAATTTCCACCGCGCCAGCCTCCATGGCCGCCATCGTAGTTTCGGCGCCATGCTGAGTTAATGAACTTACCATGACGACAGGCATGGGCTTTGACGCCATAAGTTTCCTGAGGAATGTGACGCCGTCCATTTTCGGCATCTCCACATCCAGGGTCAGGACATCCGGTTTTAGCTGTACTATTTTATCTCTGGCAATATATGGATCGGGAGCAGTGCCGACAACTTCTATTTGAGGATCCTTTGAGAGGGCTTCCGAGAGGACATTACGTACTACCGCCGAATCGTCGATAATAAGAACTCTTATTTTTGCCATGTGTCCCCCTAGAAATATTCTTCTTTTGAATCACAAAATGTTTTTATGTCCAGAAGCAAAATGGTCTTATCTTCCGTCTTTCCGACTCCTTGAATAAAATCGGTATTGATCCCGCCCAGCGCCTGCTCTGCGGAGACGATCATATCATCCTTGAATCTGACGATATCATCGACAAAGTCGACAAGTATTCCGGTGCGAAGACCGTCATTCTCAATAATGATAATATTTTCCCATTCGGAAGATTTACCCGATACATGCACCGATGCCGTACCATTGCCGCCAGCTGCATTTCCTGAGGCAAACTTCAGCTTTTTCCGCGCATTTATCACGGGGATGACCATTCCCCTCAAATTCATTATCCCCGACACAAATCCCTTTGCATGGGGAACCCTTGTCAAATTCTTGTTCAGGATAATCTCCATTACCTTGTTGATATCTACGCCATATCTTTCCTTCCCTAGTTGAAAGGTAAGAAACGCCTCCATCTTCTTCTCTTGAGGGGTGGAAGCATCTTTTTCAACAGTCCCCTCCGCCTCTAGGCTGACTCCCTTATCCGCAGGCCCGGTTTTCTTTTCTGATGCTGGAGATTCCTTCCCAGTCTGCTTACCGTCAGCCATTTTTGCGTTCTCCTGCTGACCACTCCCCCTTATTTCCATGCCGCTCTCATGGGCGGCTTTTTCCATAAGGGAGTGCATGTTATCCAGAAATTCGAACAGCCTGTCCAGATCCTTCTGGCTGACCGGGGTTTTTTCCTTCCTGAGCTTATCGAGCATGGTTTCCATCACTGTCGAAATAGTATGTATTTCTTTTAACCCAACAAGACCGGCATTCCCCTTTATGCTGTGCACAATACGGAAGAGCTCGCCTACATACCCGGCATTCGCATTGTCTTTCTCCAATGCCAGAAGAGCTGTTTCCAACTCATCCATATGGGTTTCCGTCTCTTCAAAAAACGCCAACAACGCCGGTGATAAAGTCATTTATTGCTCTCCAACCAGTCCGCCAACGCTTAAGACCAATCCAATGGATCCATCGCCCAGGATCGCTCCCCCCATGAGAGCCTTTACATGATGGAACACTTTGCCCAGGTCCTTGAGAACCACATTCTGCTGTTCAACGATCGCATCGGCCAGCACGCAACAGCTCTTTCCATTCTTCTGAATGATGAGACACACACCATCGCTAGGCTCTGATACCTTGGTTGGGATATTGAAAAGCGAATGCAATCTTACCAAGGGATAGATCTCCCCCCTGATATTAACCATTTCCGACTTTTCCTTGAGGGTGAATATCTCCCCTTTTCTAGGGCGTATCGACTCCCGCACATCTTCCACCGGAAAGATGAATTTGCTTTTCCCGACAGAGGTAACCAATCCGTTGATGGTGATGAGGGTAGTTGAAACCGGAACGGAAATTATGAATTCCGATCCTTTGCCGAAGGTCGATTCGATCTCGATTTTCCCCTTTGTGTCGATAATGGCGCCCTTCACAACATCCATACCGACGCCACGGCCTGAAATATCCGTAACTTTTTCCGCTGTCGAAAACCCCGGATTGAATATGAAGTCATAAACTTCCTTGTCCTGTAACTGGCTCCCTGCCTGCTGTGTGATCAGCCCTTTGCTTATGGCCTTTTCCAATATCTTATCTCTTGAAATCCCTGCGCCGTCATCCTTCAGCTTGATGAACAGGTTTTCTCCCTGTATTTCTGCCGAGATCACCACTTTTCCCCGTTCCTTTTTCCCGGCGGCTTTTCTCTTCTCGGGAGTTTCAACTCCATGGTCGACCGCGTTCCGAACCATATGGATTATCGGGCTTTCAAGCTTTTCCACGAGGCTCTTGTCGAGCATCACTTCCTCGCCGATCATCTCCACTTCTACATCCTTGCCGATAGCGGTGGCGACGTCCCTGATAATCCTGGGAATTTTCTGAAAGATGCTTTTGATAGCCACTTTTCGCACCTCGGAAAGCCCGTGTTGCAGTCTTAGCGTCAGCTCGGAATAGTTGAGGTTTGCGATTTTAAATTCCTTTGAAACGTGCTCTCCACCTTCGATAGTGCTCAGCTTTTTCTCCAGGTAGTTGAACACCTCGGATATGATTATCAACTCGCCTACATGATCCATGAACTCATCGACTTTTTCTTCCGATATGCGCATCGTTTTCTGGGAAGCGATGTTTTTCTTGAACTTCTGTTCCTCTTCCTTTTCTGATTCCTGTATTTTCAAGGCCTCCTTGATGTCTTCCTTTTTAACAACGCCCTTGGCTATGAGGTATTCGCCTGTCTTTTCATCCGGTTTCTTTCCTATCAGCGCCTTGCCAAGCGCGGTCCTGTCGACCTTCCCCATTTTTATAAGTATTTCACCTAGCTTTCCCACCTCCGGCACGACAGCGGCCTCCTCTCTCGGTTCTTCGCGCCTGTCGACTATCACCTTGCCAGATTCAATCGCAATGGCGGCGCCGCCAACAAGGTTTTGCGCCTTGCGAAGACTGTCTGAGAGTCTGTCGAGGATGGCAGCATCAACCTGTGAGGAACTTCGAATTTCATCCAGAACGAGAAAAGCTTCATTCAGGTGATCACTTACCGCCTTGAAATTATCCTTCTCTTTGCCGCTATCGACCGATATTCTCGCTTCGAGATTTTCAATGAATTCCTTCTCGTCCGGTAAAAGCTCATAATGTGTATCCCCTTCAGCGACTCTGTCGAACATCGCCTTCAGGTAATCTGTCCCCTTTAGCAGGTTATCGATGACAACCGGTCTCGCTTCCATCTTCCCTTTCCGTATGTCGTCCAGCAGATTCTCCAGCTTATGGGAGAACGACTGGATATGGAGAAGACCGAAAAAGGCGGAACTCCCTTTTATGCTGTGGACGGGGCGAAATATGGAATCGACTATTTTGACTTCGCCAGGATTTTTTTCCAGTTGTACGAACTTTTCATCAAGACCGTCAAGCGATTCAAAGACCTCTGCCAGATACTCTTTAAATATATCCGCGTCGTTTTCACTCATATTGGCCTTTTCCCAGTACCTTTTAAAACCATACTTTCCCAAATGCCCGGAATGCCGATGCCGCCGGACAACAGAAGATCAACCTGTCGCCTAATTTTATCGAAAAATGTAACATTCATTCCTGAAAAATATCTTCCCTCATTCAACTGCACAATGTAACAGATAAATACTACTATATCGGCAAAAACCCCGATATGCTTAACAGACCACCTATTTCTGATAAATAGTAGGTTGGATATATTTAAAATCGTTTTTCAGGCCGGTGAGGCTTTCAGAATGCCCGATGAACAGGTATCCCCCCGGCTTCAGGTGACGATGGAACTTCGCGACAAGCACCTCTTGAGTCGGCCTGTCAAAATATATCATGACGTTTCGGCAAAAGATGAAATCAAACTGGTATTTAAAGGGGAACAGATGATTCATCAGGTTAAACCTTTTAAAGGTTAAATACTTTCTGACGTCGGGCCGTACCCTCACCATCTCCCTGTTTTTAACAGGTTCGCCCTTTTGGAAATATGCCTTGAAATAATCAGGCGGGACACCATCCGTTTTTTCCTTCGGATAGATGCCGAGATAGGCTTTTTTAAGAACTTCGGTAGAGATGTCTGTCGCCAGGTATTTAATGTCCCAAGGGGGCATATTAGTATGCAAATGTGCCAGCAGGGTAAACATGATCGAATACGGTTCTTCGCCTGTTGAACAGCCTGCGCTCCAGACCCTGAAAACCGTATCGCGTGCCTTACCCTTTCTCTCTATCCACTCCGGTAAAACCGAATTCAGGAAGTTGAAGTGATTCATCTCCCGGAAGAATGATGTCAGGTTTGTAGAAATGTCATCCAGAAGCGGGATGAGCGCTTCACCGCTCTTATCACTGCTTACGAAATTATAATAGTCCCGGTACGATTTATAACCTTCTCTTGTAAGCCTCGCCCTAAGCCTTGTTCTTAAAAGCTCTTTCTTTGACTGGTTGAGCGATATCCCGCTCTGTTCGTATATCAGTTTGCGAAAAAGCTCGAAATCCTTGTCTGTAAGATCCTTCAGCTCAGGACGCAACTCTATTTTTTCAGAAGAAAATAATCCCATATGCCTTCACAATTGAAATAGTCCTGTTTATCATAATGTTTAAATTCATCTGACCCGACAAGGCAAATACCTTTTTCCCTACTCAATCTTTCTCCAATAGACCTTGGCAGATACAAGCCTTAGTTTGTGCGCATACTTCCTGTTCTCACCGATTCCGCGATTAACTGCGATGCGCAGCTGCAAGGCCGCGAAGAAACTGTGGAAAATACCTACTTTTCTTCCACTTTTGCCACCATTTCAAGCTCTGAGACTGACAGCACTTTTTCAATATCAAGGAGTATCTTCACCTTTTCCTTTACCTTGCCCATCCCAAGTATGAAATTCGTATCTACGGAGCTTCCGAATGAAGGCGGGGGGTCTATATTTTCTTTGGCAATATCTAAAACCTCGGCAACTGTATCGACTACTATGCCCAAAAGGAGATTGTTTACATTTACTACGATAATGCATGTCTCTCTGGTATATTCAACAGCCGGCATTCCGAATTTCAGACGCAGATCAATAACCGGAATAACCTTGCCTCGAAGGTTTATTACCCCTTTGATAAAATCCGGAACTTGCGGTACTTCGGTTATTTCCATAACGCTAATAATTTCACGGACTTTCAATATTTCCAGCCCATACTCCTCGTCCCCAAGAACGAAGGTTAAATATTTCCCTTCATTTGCCGACAAGTCGGCTTTTGCTTTTCTCACTTCCTCGGATCGAACATCGGCTTCGCTGACAGTGTCTTTCATCTTATTTAACCTCCACTGGTTGGTTTCTTTTTACTTATTATCTTCCGCACTCCATTTTATCCTTTATGAGGACACTAAATCAAAGACTCCTCCAACATCAATAATTAACCCAACAAGTCCGTCCCCCAGGATCGAACTTCCTGAAAAACTTTTTATCCCCTGAAGCCGTCTGTCCAGATTTTTTATCACAACCTGTTGCTGGCCCAGAAGGTCGTCCACCAAAAAACCTTTCCGTTTGGATTCGGTTGCAACTACTATCACAAGGGACTCTGTAACGTCTTTATTTCCGTTAGAACAGCCGAAAAGCCTGTTAAGACGAACAAGGGGAATAAGCTCGCCGCGCACGTTTACCATCTCCCCTTTTTCAACCACTGTGGTGAGTTGCGACTTTGTTGGCCGAATAGACTCCGCGATTGAGATGGTGGGGATTATGTACCTTTCATCCCCTACACGGACAAGCATACCGTCGACAATGGCCATTGTCAGCGGGAGTTTAATGAAAA
This window encodes:
- a CDS encoding TerC/Alx family metal homeostasis membrane protein, which encodes MLIWIVFILFVLLMLALDLGIFHREPKAPSITEALGWTLVWVMLALGFNICVYFMYERHLFGLGLAGGDELTGTEAALQFFTGYVIEKSLSLDNIFIIALIFSYFSVDLKYQHRLLFWGIIGALIMRGIMIALGYALFTTFWWTSSLFGAILIATAVKMLIAHHDNLEPEKNPVVRFVKRFYPVTGSSDGAFFAEIDGKKGVTSLFLALVMIESTDLLFAIDSIPAIFAITSDPFLVYTSNVFAILGLRSLYFALAAMLEKFRYMKTSLVFLLAFVGVKMIMIPHYHMPTHISLSLIAGILSVGILASLVGKKGGDTAQLVSPLAEEMTNLAITTYKAARRLAVGIIGSTVVLVGIIMIFLPGPAIVVIPAGLTILAGEFVWAKRLLRKTKLTMNRQLNNFKNNK
- a CDS encoding valine--tRNA ligase, which produces MSNEELEKRYDPKEVGKRWYSYWLEKGYFRADENSEKDCFSLVIPPPNVTGSLHLGHALDATLQDIVIRHRRMKGFNTLWQPGTDHAGIATQNVVEKELKKDGISRHDLGREKFIETVWEWKEKYGGKIIEQLKELGASCDWERLRFTMDEGLSDAVREVFVSLYEEGLIYRAEYMTNWCPRCHTALSDLEVEYADRKGHIYEIDYPLADGSGALTVATTRPETMLGDTAVAVNPEDDRYKKYIGKKVKLPLTEREIPVIGDSYVAMDFGTGALKVTPAHDPNDFEIGARHSLEIVKVMDQEAKMINVPSDYEGLSREECRKKVVEDLESRGFLKEVKPHAHSVGDCYRCKTVIEPALSLQWFVKTKPLAEEAIKAVRNGDIEFVPKSWENTYFEWMGNIRDWCISRQIWWGHRIPAWFCDDCGEINVSRNNIDKCQKCGNNNLRQETDVLDTWFSSALWPFSTLGWPEKTKSLEAYYPTSLLITGFDIIFFWVARMIMMGLKFTGKPPFKKVYIHALIRDAEGKKMSKSKGNVIDPLDIMFEYGSDALRFTLCAGESQGRDARMSEKRIEGYRNFVNKLWNASRFVFMNLDGFKGGADISGLKLDVSDKWILSRLQRTITSAEDALTKFRYNDLANTLYAFTWNEFCDWYIEFQKPRLLSDNAEQRGTSQAVLVYVLDNLLRLLHPVMPFVTEEIYQKLPVHGESIMIEPYPVYDGKLIDEEAEKEMGLVMEILNSIRSIRAELKIPPKTELNGLVRANTANVKRILHSGRTISSMGRLSSLEVSENVKRPEKSATAVYPDAELYIPLEGIIDIEAELERLKKEVAKVETDIGHFEKKFSNENFVKNAPKDVLEKDMAKNEELKNKLAGLKDSVNRLS